A part of Streptomyces sp. NBC_01235 genomic DNA contains:
- a CDS encoding siderophore-interacting protein, producing MAERPARKPRKPHSAQVVRTERLTPHMQRVVLGGEGLAEFAAGDCTDHYVKMLFGPEGVTYPEPFDLERIRAEFPREQWPVTRTYTVRNWDVEHRELTLDFVLHGDEGLAGPWAARVQPGEIVRFMGPGGAYAPDTTADWHLLAGDESALPAIAAALESLPAGTLAHAFIEVAGPEEEQKIDSDVEVVWLHRGDRPVGERLVEAVRALEFPEGRPHAFVHGEAAFVKELRKLLRVELQIPREDLSISGYWRLGHDEDGWQAAKREWNARVEAEQEGAAPTA from the coding sequence ATGGCAGAACGTCCGGCACGGAAGCCGCGGAAGCCCCATTCCGCGCAGGTCGTCCGCACCGAACGGCTCACCCCGCACATGCAGCGCGTCGTGCTCGGCGGCGAGGGTCTGGCCGAGTTCGCGGCGGGTGACTGCACCGACCACTACGTCAAGATGCTCTTCGGCCCCGAGGGCGTGACCTACCCGGAGCCCTTCGACCTGGAGCGCATCCGGGCCGAGTTCCCCCGTGAGCAGTGGCCGGTGACCCGGACGTACACAGTGCGCAACTGGGACGTCGAACACCGCGAGCTGACCCTGGACTTCGTGTTGCACGGCGACGAGGGTCTGGCCGGGCCGTGGGCGGCACGCGTCCAGCCGGGCGAGATCGTCCGCTTCATGGGCCCCGGCGGCGCCTACGCGCCGGACACGACCGCCGACTGGCATCTGCTGGCCGGGGACGAGAGCGCCCTGCCCGCCATCGCGGCCGCCCTGGAGTCGCTGCCCGCCGGCACCCTCGCCCACGCCTTCATCGAGGTGGCCGGCCCCGAGGAGGAGCAGAAGATCGACTCCGACGTGGAGGTCGTCTGGCTGCACCGCGGCGACCGGCCGGTCGGCGAGCGGCTCGTCGAGGCCGTGCGGGCGCTGGAGTTCCCAGAGGGCCGCCCGCACGCGTTCGTGCACGGCGAGGCCGCCTTCGTGAAGGAGCTGCGCAAGCTGCTGCGCGTCGAGCTGCAGATCCCGCGCGAGGACCTGTCGATCTCCGGCTATTGGCGGCTCGGCCACGACGAGGACGGCTGGCAGGCCGCGAAGCGGGAGTGGAACGCGCGCGTGGAGGCGGAGCAGGAGGGCGCGGCGCCCACCGCGTGA
- a CDS encoding ABC transporter permease has translation MSTAVAQTWYMTQRQLMVFARQPAYAVITLIQPVIWLFLFGSLFKNVVELGGFGTGSYLDYLVPGVVVMSALSANLWAGMGTLEEIQRGTLNRFLTTPASRAALMNGNVVHNGIVTALQSGVIVLLGLAAGADYPGGVTGVAVLIVAAVLLGTVFGALSNSLGMLVRERESIIGINTFLLLPLTFLSSAFMAPAQMPSWMRHIADFNPLNWAMIAGRSALSADPDRSDVLSRGGALLALAVAAVWLSIRTFRSYQRSV, from the coding sequence ATGAGCACCGCCGTCGCCCAGACCTGGTACATGACGCAGCGTCAGCTCATGGTGTTCGCCCGGCAGCCCGCCTACGCGGTGATCACCCTGATCCAGCCGGTGATCTGGCTGTTCCTCTTCGGCAGCCTGTTCAAGAACGTCGTCGAGCTGGGCGGCTTCGGGACGGGCTCCTACCTCGACTACCTGGTGCCGGGCGTGGTCGTGATGAGCGCGCTGAGCGCCAATCTGTGGGCGGGCATGGGCACGTTGGAGGAGATCCAGCGCGGCACCCTGAACCGCTTCCTGACCACCCCGGCCAGCCGGGCCGCGCTGATGAACGGCAATGTCGTGCACAACGGCATCGTCACCGCCCTGCAGTCGGGCGTCATCGTGCTGCTCGGGCTGGCGGCCGGCGCGGACTACCCGGGTGGGGTCACCGGGGTCGCGGTCCTGATCGTCGCCGCCGTCCTGTTGGGCACCGTGTTCGGGGCGCTGTCCAACTCCCTCGGCATGCTGGTGCGCGAGCGGGAGTCGATCATCGGCATCAACACCTTCCTGCTGCTGCCGCTGACCTTTCTGTCCTCCGCCTTCATGGCGCCGGCCCAGATGCCCTCGTGGATGCGGCACATAGCCGACTTCAACCCGCTCAACTGGGCGATGATCGCGGGCCGTTCGGCACTGTCCGCCGACCCCGACCGGAGTGACGTGCTCAGCCGCGGCGGGGCGCTGCTCGCGCTCGCGGTGGCGGCGGTGTGGCTGTCGATCCGGACGTTCCGGTCGTACCAACGGTCGGTGTAG
- a CDS encoding ATP-binding cassette domain-containing protein, with translation MSSTSTTRAPAVEARQLVKTYPGGVTALNGLDVTVEPGTVFGLLGPNGAGKSTIVKILTTLARPDSGSATVAGHDVLRHPDRVRRAIGVVAQNSGADPVATGRDNLRLQGRLYGVKGAALDRRVDELLERFTLTEAARRPVKGYSGGMRRRLDVALGLVHRPEVLFLDEPTTGLDPEARTAMWDEIGRLAGEEGLTILLTTHYLEEADRLAERVAIVDRGRIVVTGTPDSLKGELRGDAVHVEVRTPLGDAGRTLLDGALDGLPGVHEVLCEGHRISVRADDGAAAVPALLGALERAGVGVATATVARPSLDDVYLRYAGRRYAEAEADAGVPVLAGGAR, from the coding sequence ATGAGCAGTACGAGCACCACCCGCGCGCCCGCGGTCGAGGCGCGTCAACTCGTCAAGACCTACCCCGGCGGTGTCACCGCCCTGAACGGACTCGACGTCACCGTCGAGCCCGGCACCGTCTTCGGGCTCCTCGGCCCCAATGGCGCCGGCAAGTCCACCATCGTCAAGATCCTCACCACCCTCGCCCGCCCCGACTCCGGCTCGGCCACCGTCGCCGGTCACGACGTGCTGCGCCACCCGGACCGGGTGCGCCGCGCGATCGGCGTGGTCGCGCAGAACTCCGGCGCGGACCCGGTCGCCACCGGCCGGGACAACCTCCGTCTCCAGGGCAGGCTGTACGGCGTGAAGGGCGCCGCCCTCGACCGTCGGGTCGACGAGCTGCTCGAACGCTTCACGCTCACCGAGGCCGCCCGGCGTCCGGTCAAGGGCTACTCCGGCGGCATGCGGCGCCGGCTCGACGTCGCCCTGGGGTTGGTGCACCGGCCCGAGGTGCTCTTCCTCGACGAGCCCACCACCGGACTGGACCCCGAGGCCCGCACCGCGATGTGGGACGAGATCGGCCGTCTGGCCGGCGAGGAGGGCCTCACCATCCTGCTCACCACGCACTACCTGGAGGAGGCCGACCGGCTCGCCGAGCGCGTCGCCATCGTCGACCGTGGCCGGATCGTCGTCACGGGCACCCCCGACTCCCTCAAGGGCGAACTCCGCGGCGACGCCGTGCACGTGGAGGTACGCACCCCCCTCGGCGATGCGGGCCGCACCCTGCTGGACGGCGCCCTCGACGGACTCCCGGGCGTGCACGAGGTGCTGTGCGAGGGGCACCGGATCAGCGTCCGCGCCGACGACGGGGCAGCCGCCGTACCGGCGCTGCTGGGCGCGCTGGAGCGGGCCGGGGTCGGGGTGGCCACCGCGACCGTGGCCCGGCCGTCCCTCGACGACGTCTACCTCAGGTACGCGGGCCGCAGGTACGCGGAGGCGGAAGCGGACGCCGGCGTCCCCGTCCTCGCCGGAGGTGCGCGATGA
- a CDS encoding PadR family transcriptional regulator: MTRKRRKLSNPLALAVMTTLWQKPMHPYEIAQTLRSQGKDTSTKTNYGSLYTVVQNLEKYGFVEVTGVERQGNRPERTVYGLTEAGREEMAEWLSDLIAIPAKEYPIFETALSLMAALPPDEVVRLLETRLSSLEVQVASGRGVLEKLYETLPRLFLVEVEYQLHMVEAQAEWVGGFLDEIRKGSLPGVEQWRHFHETGELPQELRS; the protein is encoded by the coding sequence GTGACGAGGAAGCGCCGCAAGCTCAGCAATCCGTTGGCGCTCGCCGTGATGACGACGCTCTGGCAGAAGCCGATGCACCCGTACGAGATCGCCCAGACCCTGCGCAGTCAGGGCAAGGACACGAGTACGAAGACGAACTACGGCTCGCTCTACACCGTCGTGCAGAACCTCGAGAAGTACGGCTTCGTCGAGGTGACCGGTGTGGAACGCCAGGGCAACCGCCCCGAGCGCACGGTCTACGGGCTCACCGAGGCCGGGCGCGAGGAGATGGCCGAGTGGCTCTCGGACCTGATCGCCATCCCCGCGAAGGAGTACCCGATCTTCGAGACGGCGCTCTCGCTGATGGCGGCGCTGCCTCCCGACGAGGTGGTGCGCCTGCTGGAGACACGGCTGAGCTCGCTGGAGGTGCAGGTGGCCAGCGGCCGGGGAGTGCTCGAGAAGCTCTACGAGACGCTGCCGAGGCTTTTCCTCGTCGAGGTCGAGTACCAGCTGCACATGGTCGAGGCGCAGGCGGAGTGGGTCGGCGGTTTCCTCGACGAGATCAGGAAGGGATCGCTGCCCGGCGTCGAGCAGTGGCGGCACTTCCACGAGACGGGGGAGTTGCCGCAAGAGCTCAGATCATGA
- a CDS encoding amino acid permease: MTTTTPSDVRSDPPHSPDAGDGSLAEFGYRQELHRSLGRYASFAAGFSFISVLTTVFQFFAFGYAFGGPVFFWAWPAVLVGQLLVAACFAELAARYPISGAIYQWSSRLSTPSFGWFAGWIMVIGQVVVVAAATLALQMVLPAIWSGFQLIGTDPAPTSPDGAANAALLGVILLVLTTLVNVVDNRVMSLINRVGVTAEIIGAVLIVVLLLTHSERNPGITFHTAGAAQNGLFGALLVGSFTAAYVMIGFDSAGEMSEETRNPRRTAPRTILTALGAAGLLGGLIVLGGLLAAPSLTDGHLGVDGLSYVLTSSLGDGVGKVLLADVVVAIAVATLAIQTAACRMLFSMARDGQLPFSGRLARVHPRTGMPNAPALVVGVLAAALLLLNFASPEAFLAIGTTCIVMLYLAYAMVTGPLLVRRLRGQFSSTGTDETGARLFSLGRWGVPVNALALLYGLLMTVNLAWPRAAVYDPAGGHWYFQWFTVLFLGATVAVGVAFRAYRRRTPVPAAAVPEGATA, translated from the coding sequence GTGACGACAACGACACCCTCCGACGTACGCTCCGACCCGCCCCACTCCCCCGACGCCGGCGACGGCTCCCTCGCCGAGTTCGGCTACCGCCAGGAGCTGCACCGCAGCCTGGGCCGGTACGCCTCCTTCGCCGCCGGGTTCTCCTTCATCTCCGTCCTGACGACCGTCTTCCAGTTCTTCGCCTTCGGGTACGCCTTCGGCGGCCCGGTCTTCTTCTGGGCCTGGCCGGCGGTGCTGGTCGGGCAGTTGCTGGTGGCCGCGTGCTTCGCGGAACTGGCGGCGCGCTATCCGATCTCGGGCGCGATCTACCAGTGGTCGTCGCGGCTGTCGACGCCCTCGTTCGGCTGGTTCGCCGGCTGGATCATGGTGATCGGACAGGTGGTCGTGGTGGCCGCGGCCACGCTGGCGCTGCAGATGGTGCTGCCGGCGATCTGGTCGGGCTTCCAGCTGATCGGCACCGACCCGGCGCCCACCTCACCGGACGGCGCGGCCAACGCGGCACTGCTCGGCGTGATCCTGCTGGTGCTGACGACGCTCGTGAACGTCGTCGACAACCGTGTGATGTCCCTGATCAACCGGGTCGGCGTCACCGCCGAGATCATCGGCGCGGTGCTCATCGTCGTGCTGCTGCTCACCCACTCCGAGCGCAACCCCGGCATCACCTTCCACACCGCAGGGGCCGCGCAGAACGGCCTGTTCGGGGCGCTGCTCGTCGGCTCGTTCACGGCCGCCTACGTGATGATCGGCTTCGACAGCGCGGGCGAGATGAGCGAGGAGACGCGCAACCCGCGCCGCACCGCGCCCCGCACCATCCTCACCGCGCTCGGCGCGGCCGGCCTGCTGGGCGGGCTGATCGTGCTGGGCGGCCTGCTGGCCGCGCCCAGCCTCACCGACGGACACCTCGGAGTCGACGGTCTCAGCTACGTCCTCACCAGCAGCCTCGGCGACGGCGTCGGCAAGGTGCTGCTGGCGGACGTGGTCGTGGCGATCGCGGTGGCGACGCTCGCCATCCAGACGGCGGCCTGCCGAATGCTGTTCTCCATGGCCCGCGACGGACAGCTCCCGTTCTCCGGCCGCCTCGCGCGCGTACACCCGCGCACCGGCATGCCGAACGCCCCGGCGCTGGTGGTCGGCGTCCTCGCGGCGGCCCTGCTGCTGCTCAACTTCGCCTCGCCGGAGGCGTTCCTCGCCATCGGCACGACCTGCATCGTGATGCTGTACCTGGCGTACGCGATGGTCACCGGACCGCTGCTGGTGCGCCGGCTGCGCGGACAGTTCTCCTCGACGGGCACGGACGAGACGGGCGCCCGCCTGTTCTCCCTGGGCCGCTGGGGCGTCCCGGTGAACGCCCTCGCCCTCCTGTACGGCCTGCTGATGACGGTCAACCTGGCCTGGCCGCGCGCGGCGGTGTACGACCCGGCGGGCGGGCACTGGTACTTCCAGTGGTTCACGGTGCTCTTCCTCGGCGCGACGGTCGCGGTCGGCGTGGCCTTCCGGGCGTACCGGAGGCGGACACCGGTGCCGGCCGCCGCCGTACCGGAGGGCGCGACGGCGTAA
- a CDS encoding GNAT family N-acetyltransferase → MPYTADFVLPAGTLSGTPQPVLRTGDGLLLRPWRAADAPAVYAAFQDPVMHQWHIRAADSEEEVGGWIEEWGKSWAEERSAQWAVVDAGTDELLGRVALRGILLGEGVAEVAYWTTRAARGRGVAPRATTALTRWSFDEIGFHRLELMHATANEASCRVAVKAGFTLEGTKRSAALHQDGWHDMHLHARVHGD, encoded by the coding sequence ATGCCCTACACCGCCGACTTCGTCCTGCCCGCCGGAACCCTCTCCGGCACGCCGCAGCCCGTGCTCCGCACCGGCGACGGACTCCTCCTGCGCCCGTGGCGGGCCGCGGACGCACCCGCCGTGTACGCCGCCTTCCAGGACCCGGTGATGCACCAGTGGCACATCAGGGCCGCCGACTCCGAGGAGGAGGTCGGCGGCTGGATCGAGGAGTGGGGGAAGAGCTGGGCGGAAGAGCGGAGCGCCCAGTGGGCCGTCGTCGACGCCGGCACCGACGAACTGCTGGGGCGGGTGGCGCTGCGCGGCATCCTGCTCGGTGAGGGCGTCGCCGAGGTCGCGTACTGGACGACCAGGGCGGCCCGTGGCCGGGGAGTCGCCCCCCGGGCCACGACCGCCCTGACGCGCTGGTCCTTCGACGAGATCGGCTTCCACCGCCTGGAGCTGATGCACGCCACCGCCAACGAGGCCTCCTGCCGCGTCGCCGTCAAGGCCGGTTTCACCCTGGAGGGCACCAAGCGCAGCGCCGCCCTGCACCAGGACGGCTGGCACGACATGCACCTGCACGCGCGCGTGCACGGCGACTGA
- a CDS encoding RluA family pseudouridine synthase, with product MRRRTPPPPSPLPQRDGIDAVRVRLPGEGAWATVREHLVERLGGAGAGVVDGMLAAGLVVGADGVAVAPDAAYVPGMFVWFHRELPAEVPVPFPLEIVYRDEHIVVVDKPHFLATTPRGSHVTETALARLRRELAVPALGAAHRLDRLTAGLVLFTVRPEERGAYQTLFRDRRMRKVYEAVAPHDSSRAWPVTVRSRIVKERGVLAAREVPGEPNAVSHIEPVEHRPNGLARYRLVPETGQTHQLRVHMAALGVPILGDPLYPEVAARVPAGDFRRPLQLLARELEFTDPVTGTAHRLRSGRVLEAWASQGRWQDGRAATPSPGVAQ from the coding sequence ATGAGACGCCGTACCCCTCCCCCGCCCTCCCCGTTGCCGCAGCGCGACGGGATCGACGCCGTGCGGGTGCGGTTGCCGGGCGAGGGCGCCTGGGCCACCGTCCGGGAGCACCTGGTGGAGCGGCTCGGCGGGGCGGGTGCCGGGGTCGTGGACGGGATGCTGGCGGCCGGGCTCGTCGTCGGCGCCGACGGTGTGGCGGTGGCGCCGGACGCGGCGTACGTGCCGGGGATGTTCGTGTGGTTCCACCGCGAGCTGCCCGCCGAGGTGCCCGTGCCGTTCCCGCTGGAGATCGTGTACCGCGACGAGCACATCGTCGTCGTGGACAAGCCGCACTTCCTGGCCACCACCCCGCGCGGCAGCCATGTCACCGAGACCGCGCTGGCCCGGCTGCGGCGGGAGCTGGCCGTCCCCGCGCTCGGCGCCGCGCACCGGCTCGACCGGCTCACCGCCGGGCTCGTGCTCTTCACGGTGCGCCCCGAGGAGCGCGGGGCCTACCAGACGCTGTTCCGCGACCGCCGGATGCGCAAGGTGTACGAGGCCGTCGCGCCGCACGATTCCTCGCGCGCCTGGCCGGTGACCGTGCGCAGCCGGATCGTGAAGGAGCGCGGTGTCCTGGCCGCCCGGGAGGTGCCGGGCGAGCCGAACGCGGTCAGCCACATCGAGCCGGTGGAGCACCGTCCGAACGGCCTCGCCCGCTACCGGCTGGTCCCCGAGACCGGGCAGACCCACCAACTCCGGGTGCACATGGCCGCGTTGGGCGTGCCGATCCTCGGCGATCCGCTCTACCCCGAGGTGGCCGCCCGCGTGCCGGCCGGCGACTTCCGGCGACCGCTGCAACTGCTGGCGCGGGAGCTGGAGTTCACCGATCCGGTCACGGGGACGGCACACCGGCTGCGCAGTGGCCGAGTGCTCGAGGCCTGGGCGTCGCAGGGCAGGTGGCAGGACGGCCGGGCGGCCACTCCGTCACCGGGCGTCGCTCAGTAG
- a CDS encoding cytochrome P450, protein MTPEHPVPTGPHDLALDPPPGCPAHNRGPGGLARLYGPGAEDLNELYERLREEHGPVAPVLIQDDLPMWMVLGHAENLHMVRAPSQFTKDSRIWSPLLEGRVRPDHPLMPHIAWQPMAAHAEGDEHKRLRGAVTAAMGTIDDRSVRRYINRSSQRLVNRFCEEGRAELVGQFVEHLPMAVMCHVLGMPDEYNDRMVHCARDALKGSETAIASHEYVMGALTRLTARRRARPEEDFASHLIGHPAALTDDEVREHLRLVLFAAYEATVNLLSNVLRMVLTDPRFLARLNGGQMTVAEAVEQSLWDEPPFSTIFAYFAKQDTELGGQRIRRGDGLFFAPAPGNVDPRVRPDLSANMQGNRSHLAFGSGPHECPGQDIGRAIADVGVDALLMRLPDVQLDCEEDELRWTMSIASRHLVELPVRFEPKDQQDVKHKPSHAPIPPQRMMRPVNTEPQPAPASALAPPAAPQPAPASALAPPAAPQPTKPARRPNAWRRFLAWWRGY, encoded by the coding sequence GTGACTCCCGAACACCCCGTCCCGACCGGTCCGCACGACCTCGCCCTGGACCCGCCGCCAGGTTGCCCCGCGCACAACCGGGGCCCCGGCGGACTGGCCCGCCTCTACGGCCCCGGAGCGGAGGACCTGAACGAACTGTACGAGCGCCTGCGCGAGGAGCACGGCCCCGTGGCCCCGGTCCTGATCCAGGACGACCTGCCGATGTGGATGGTCCTCGGTCACGCCGAGAACCTGCACATGGTGCGTGCGCCCTCGCAGTTCACCAAGGACAGCCGCATCTGGTCGCCGCTGCTGGAGGGCAGGGTCAGGCCCGACCACCCGCTCATGCCGCACATCGCCTGGCAGCCCATGGCCGCCCACGCCGAGGGCGACGAGCACAAGCGGCTGCGGGGCGCGGTCACCGCGGCCATGGGAACCATCGATGACCGCAGCGTGCGCCGCTACATCAACCGCTCCAGCCAGCGCCTGGTCAACCGCTTCTGCGAAGAGGGCCGGGCCGAACTGGTGGGCCAGTTCGTCGAGCACCTGCCGATGGCCGTGATGTGCCATGTCCTCGGCATGCCCGACGAGTACAACGACCGGATGGTGCACTGCGCCCGCGACGCGCTCAAGGGGTCCGAGACCGCCATCGCCAGCCACGAGTACGTCATGGGGGCGCTGACCCGGCTCACCGCGCGCCGCCGCGCCCGGCCCGAGGAGGACTTCGCCAGCCACCTCATCGGCCACCCGGCGGCCCTCACCGACGACGAGGTCAGGGAGCATCTGCGCCTGGTCCTCTTCGCCGCCTACGAGGCCACGGTCAACCTGCTCTCCAACGTGCTGCGCATGGTCCTCACCGACCCGCGTTTCCTCGCCCGGCTCAACGGCGGCCAGATGACGGTGGCGGAGGCGGTCGAGCAGTCCCTGTGGGACGAACCCCCGTTCAGCACCATCTTCGCCTACTTCGCCAAGCAGGACACGGAGTTGGGCGGTCAGCGCATCCGCCGGGGCGACGGCCTGTTCTTCGCGCCCGCTCCCGGCAACGTGGACCCCCGGGTGCGTCCCGACCTGTCCGCCAACATGCAGGGCAACCGCTCCCACCTCGCCTTCGGCAGCGGCCCGCACGAATGCCCCGGCCAGGACATCGGCCGCGCCATCGCCGACGTCGGCGTCGACGCGCTGCTGATGCGGCTGCCGGACGTGCAACTCGACTGCGAAGAGGACGAGTTGCGGTGGACGATGTCGATCGCCTCACGACATCTGGTGGAACTGCCGGTCCGGTTCGAACCGAAGGACCAGCAGGACGTCAAACACAAGCCGAGCCACGCCCCGATCCCGCCGCAGCGCATGATGCGACCGGTGAACACGGAACCGCAGCCCGCGCCGGCATCCGCCCTCGCGCCGCCGGCCGCACCGCAGCCCGCGCCGGCATCCGCCCTCGCGCCGCCGGCCGCACCGCAGCCGACGAAACCGGCCCGCAGGCCGAACGCCTGGCGGCGCTTCCTGGCCTGGTGGCGCGGCTACTGA
- a CDS encoding GTP-binding protein — translation MDFNGSDTIPGPRTEDCLPHTTTAAAKIVIVGGFGVGKTTMVGSVSEIRPLTTEETMTQAGIGVDDNYGSETKTATTVAMDFGRIRITEQVVLYLFGTPGQERFWFLWNGLFEGALGAVVLVDTRRLEVSFEVMGRLEEGGVPFVVAVNTFPDGPRYPIEELRGALDLPPEIPIVECDVRRRASSRDVLMTLMRFLHTLALSRSLP, via the coding sequence ATGGACTTCAACGGCTCTGACACGATTCCCGGCCCACGGACCGAGGACTGTCTGCCGCACACCACCACGGCCGCGGCGAAGATCGTCATCGTGGGCGGGTTCGGCGTCGGCAAGACCACCATGGTCGGCTCCGTCAGCGAGATCAGGCCGCTGACCACCGAGGAGACCATGACCCAGGCAGGCATCGGGGTCGACGACAACTACGGCTCCGAGACGAAGACCGCCACCACCGTGGCCATGGACTTCGGCCGGATCCGCATCACGGAACAGGTCGTGCTCTACCTCTTCGGCACACCCGGCCAGGAGCGCTTCTGGTTCCTGTGGAACGGGCTGTTCGAGGGCGCGCTCGGCGCGGTCGTCCTGGTCGACACCCGCCGCCTCGAGGTCAGCTTCGAGGTCATGGGCCGACTGGAGGAGGGCGGAGTGCCCTTCGTCGTCGCCGTCAACACCTTCCCCGACGGGCCCCGTTACCCCATCGAGGAGCTGCGCGGGGCACTGGACCTGCCGCCCGAGATCCCGATCGTGGAGTGCGACGTCCGCCGCCGCGCCTCGAGCCGCGACGTCCTGATGACCCTCATGCGCTTCCTGCACACCCTGGCCCTGAGCCGCAGCCTCCCCTGA
- a CDS encoding DUF742 domain-containing protein — protein sequence MTPPQRRRRQPLPELPPPPPPPPQPPQPLKEGGGEGEGRNLERLYIITGADGERAPVDLVTLIVACTEPPSSATPEQTAVLRMCGAPLSVAEVSAYLRLPFSVVTVLLTEMLAAELVQARAPIVRQQLPDRSLLEAVMNGLQRL from the coding sequence ATGACGCCTCCGCAACGCCGGCGGCGACAACCCCTGCCGGAACTGCCCCCGCCGCCCCCGCCGCCCCCGCAGCCCCCACAGCCCCTGAAGGAGGGGGGAGGGGAGGGAGAGGGCAGGAATCTCGAGCGGCTCTACATCATCACGGGCGCGGACGGCGAGCGCGCTCCCGTCGACCTGGTCACGTTGATCGTGGCGTGTACCGAACCGCCCTCGTCGGCCACGCCAGAGCAGACGGCGGTGCTGCGGATGTGCGGCGCCCCGCTGTCGGTGGCCGAGGTGTCGGCCTATCTCCGTCTCCCGTTCAGCGTGGTGACGGTACTGCTGACCGAGATGCTGGCGGCCGAACTCGTGCAGGCGCGCGCCCCGATCGTCCGGCAGCAGCTCCCCGACCGTTCCCTTCTCGAAGCGGTGATGAATGGACTTCAACGGCTCTGA
- a CDS encoding roadblock/LC7 domain-containing protein: MIQQRQNFDWLLKELYDGVPGIEMIVVLSADGLRIARYAGDPDAADRVAAACAGVQSLAAAVAQEIHSSDGEMNMVVIDLSGGYFYLMSAGDNAYLAVLADVRCEAGRMSASMRDLVVRIGAHLTTPPRRKGQSV; this comes from the coding sequence GTGATCCAGCAGCGCCAAAACTTCGACTGGCTGCTCAAGGAGCTCTACGACGGCGTTCCGGGGATCGAGATGATCGTGGTGCTCTCGGCCGACGGCCTGCGCATCGCCCGCTACGCCGGTGACCCCGACGCGGCCGACCGGGTCGCCGCCGCCTGTGCGGGCGTGCAGAGCCTGGCCGCTGCCGTCGCCCAGGAGATCCACTCCAGCGACGGCGAGATGAACATGGTCGTCATCGACCTGAGCGGCGGCTACTTCTACCTGATGTCGGCCGGCGACAACGCCTACCTCGCGGTCCTCGCCGACGTGCGCTGCGAGGCCGGCCGGATGAGCGCCAGCATGCGCGACCTCGTCGTCCGGATCGGCGCCCACCTCACCACCCCGCCCCGGCGCAAAGGGCAGAGCGTATGA